A genome region from Aquipuribacter hungaricus includes the following:
- a CDS encoding RNA polymerase sigma factor has translation MDAAPPPVTGPRLAVVPAPDPGAADDADVGRAFAAGEEWALAEAYERWAPLVHGVSMRALADRPDAEDATQQVFVRAWRGRETFDASRGSLVGWLVGIARHVCADTWHQRARQSRQADAAREVVGATTAPAHEAPEHVVERLAVLDAMAALDQPARGIVELAFFHDLTHTQISASTGIPLGTVKSHIRRSLLRLRDSMEVGRATAP, from the coding sequence GTGGACGCCGCCCCGCCCCCCGTGACGGGGCCGCGCCTCGCCGTCGTCCCCGCGCCGGACCCCGGCGCGGCGGACGACGCCGACGTCGGCCGGGCGTTCGCCGCGGGCGAGGAGTGGGCGCTCGCCGAGGCCTACGAGCGCTGGGCCCCGCTCGTGCACGGCGTGAGCATGCGCGCCCTCGCCGACCGTCCCGACGCCGAGGACGCGACCCAGCAGGTGTTCGTCCGGGCCTGGCGCGGCCGGGAGACGTTCGACGCCTCGCGCGGCAGCCTCGTCGGCTGGCTCGTGGGCATCGCCCGGCACGTCTGCGCCGACACCTGGCACCAGCGCGCCCGGCAGTCCCGCCAGGCAGACGCCGCCCGCGAGGTCGTCGGAGCCACCACCGCCCCGGCGCACGAGGCCCCCGAGCACGTCGTGGAGCGCCTGGCCGTCCTGGACGCCATGGCCGCCCTCGACCAGCCCGCGCGCGGCATCGTCGAGCTCGCGTTCTTCCACGACCTCACCCACACCCAGATCTCTGCCTCGACCGGCATCCCCCTGGGGACGGTCAAGAGCCACATCCGCCGCAGCCTGCTCCGCCTGCGCGACAGCATGGAGGTGGGCCGTGCGACCGCACCCTGA